A single region of the Ascaphus truei isolate aAscTru1 chromosome 6, aAscTru1.hap1, whole genome shotgun sequence genome encodes:
- the LOC142497872 gene encoding phospholipase A2 inhibitor and Ly6/PLAUR domain-containing protein-like isoform X2, with translation MRPLLIFTVISALAAPGYSLLCSHCNALGETSCTGDEKKCPSDDYMCGSTNTVTIMEGVASKMFTRSCEKRSACGISASIGFLKGKIKTATSCCNMDSCTPSMPILPIENFQKNGVTCQSCTSSDSYWCHTGETMECTGEEKRCIRQSTKTSGAKSSTIAVRGCATKNICDLGNQDHDYGRIKTITEMTCTSSSINVHHNLLLLALAALLSMKLML, from the exons GTTATTCTCTCTTGTGTTCGCACTGCAATGCTCTTGGTGAAACATCCTGCACAGGCGACGAAAAGAAGTGTCCATCTGATGATTATATGTGTGGATCTACCAACACCGTCACCATAATGG AGGGAGTGGCAAGTAAAATGTTTACCAGGTCATGTGAAAAACGCAGCGCGTGTGGAATTTCTGCGAGTattggttttcttaaaggcaagATTAAGACAGCGACGTCTTGCTGTAACATGGACTCCTGCACCCCCTCCATGCCTATAT TGCCAATTGAGAACTTTCAGAAGAATGGAGTGACCTGTCAGAGCTGCACCTCCTCGGACTCTTACTGGTGTCACACCGGGGAAACGATGGAATGCACAGGAGAAGAGAAAAGGTGCATTCGCCAGTCTACCAAGACCTCAG GAGCTAAGTCCAGCACAATTGCTGTCCGTGGTTGTGCCACTAAAAACATCTGCGATCTTGGTAACCAGGACCATGATTATGGACGTATAAAGACAATAACAGAGATGACCTGCACCAGTAGCAGCATCAACGTCCACCACAACCTGCTCCTTCTGGCTCTCGCGGCTCTGCTTTCAATGAAACTAATGTTGTAA
- the LOC142497872 gene encoding phospholipase A2 inhibitor and Ly6/PLAUR domain-containing protein-like isoform X1 has translation MSSLLLFTGILSALTSTGYSLLCSHCNALGETSCTGDEKKCPSDDYMCGSTNTVTIMEGVASKMFTRSCEKRSACGISASIGFLKGKIKTATSCCNMDSCTPSMPILPIENFQKNGVTCQSCTSSDSYWCHTGETMECTGEEKRCIRQSTKTSGAKSSTIAVRGCATKNICDLGNQDHDYGRIKTITEMTCTSSSINVHHNLLLLALAALLSMKLML, from the exons ATGAGCTCCCTTTTGCTTTTCACTGGCATCCTCTCAGCCCTCACATCCACAG GTTATTCTCTCTTGTGTTCGCACTGCAATGCTCTTGGTGAAACATCCTGCACAGGCGACGAAAAGAAGTGTCCATCTGATGATTATATGTGTGGATCTACCAACACCGTCACCATAATGG AGGGAGTGGCAAGTAAAATGTTTACCAGGTCATGTGAAAAACGCAGCGCGTGTGGAATTTCTGCGAGTattggttttcttaaaggcaagATTAAGACAGCGACGTCTTGCTGTAACATGGACTCCTGCACCCCCTCCATGCCTATAT TGCCAATTGAGAACTTTCAGAAGAATGGAGTGACCTGTCAGAGCTGCACCTCCTCGGACTCTTACTGGTGTCACACCGGGGAAACGATGGAATGCACAGGAGAAGAGAAAAGGTGCATTCGCCAGTCTACCAAGACCTCAG GAGCTAAGTCCAGCACAATTGCTGTCCGTGGTTGTGCCACTAAAAACATCTGCGATCTTGGTAACCAGGACCATGATTATGGACGTATAAAGACAATAACAGAGATGACCTGCACCAGTAGCAGCATCAACGTCCACCACAACCTGCTCCTTCTGGCTCTCGCGGCTCTGCTTTCAATGAAACTAATGTTGTAA